The following are encoded together in the Planococcus antarcticus DSM 14505 genome:
- a CDS encoding DUF4181 domain-containing protein, translating to MKMVTFSGLIFLLVFYFLFTNFYLKKHRGIKRTSKSIFHEDKNRYGIILQGIILVGFVYALMYIFVELDISELSLATQLSPIAGLFVSQKFFTGLEEWILHRDKERYWYEWSETVLTLLVFGLFIMMEG from the coding sequence ATGAAGATGGTAACATTTAGCGGCTTAATTTTTCTTTTAGTCTTTTATTTTCTTTTCACGAATTTCTATTTAAAGAAACATCGTGGAATAAAAAGAACTTCAAAAAGCATTTTTCACGAAGATAAAAATCGGTATGGAATCATTCTGCAAGGAATCATTCTTGTAGGGTTTGTTTACGCATTAATGTACATATTTGTAGAACTAGATATCTCGGAGCTTTCGCTCGCTACACAGTTGAGTCCAATCGCTGGGCTGTTTGTTTCCCAAAAATTCTTCACAGGACTTGAGGAGTGGATCTTGCACCGAGACAAAGAGCGGTATTGGTATGAATGGTCCGAAACTGTACTGACTTTATTAGTATTTGGGTTATTCATTATGATGGAAGGATGA
- a CDS encoding TetR/AcrR family transcriptional regulator translates to MNSIEDRRIVRTHKKLKTALLKLLEVKSLHELTITEVAKQAGCNRVTFYSHYKDLNELLAAIVDDHLSGLASYFRKSFQDLKRFSSTDVQRHLPIFEYIYQNQFIFQLIIKGEVLPGSQNQFCESLVQIAATELQLEEKSDLEIPTLNYFMTYGSLGFFLYWIKHDFEDSPEIMAGELAKLHGKIYDGSVVLDK, encoded by the coding sequence GTGAACAGCATAGAAGATCGCCGCATCGTGCGGACACACAAAAAGCTAAAAACGGCGCTATTAAAGCTATTGGAAGTAAAAAGCTTGCACGAATTGACCATTACGGAAGTCGCGAAACAGGCAGGTTGTAACCGCGTCACGTTCTACTCTCATTACAAAGATCTGAACGAGTTGCTTGCGGCCATCGTCGACGATCATTTGAGTGGTCTCGCGAGTTATTTCCGGAAAAGCTTTCAAGACCTGAAACGCTTTTCTTCGACAGATGTCCAGCGCCACTTGCCAATTTTCGAATATATTTATCAAAACCAGTTTATCTTTCAACTGATTATTAAAGGAGAAGTACTTCCCGGTTCACAAAACCAGTTTTGCGAAAGCCTCGTTCAGATAGCCGCCACCGAGCTACAGCTAGAAGAAAAAAGCGATTTGGAAATCCCAACGCTCAATTACTTCATGACTTACGGCAGCCTGGGTTTTTTCCTGTATTGGATCAAACATGATTTCGAAGATTCCCCCGAAATCATGGCTGGTGAACTGGCTAAACTTCATGGCAAAATTTATGACGGTTCAGTAGTATTGGATAAGTAG
- a CDS encoding DUF4181 domain-containing protein yields the protein MEALVLIGFIAIMLLLGLLLKRIETKYGVNRATATKPVKKIERWIGWTIVTGLIVIMILSVNGLAINYINVLLFFGIVALLQTVFEWSQVRNTQRSVISLALTIVFVLSLLGLVEVAQWALANL from the coding sequence ATGGAGGCGTTGGTTTTAATTGGATTTATCGCTATTATGTTGCTACTTGGCTTATTGCTCAAGCGAATAGAAACAAAGTATGGAGTGAACCGAGCAACAGCTACAAAACCAGTGAAGAAAATCGAACGATGGATAGGGTGGACCATTGTCACGGGTTTGATTGTAATTATGATTTTGTCGGTAAACGGGTTAGCTATTAATTACATAAACGTCTTATTGTTTTTCGGTATAGTGGCACTGCTCCAAACTGTTTTCGAATGGAGTCAGGTTAGGAATACACAACGATCTGTTATCAGCTTAGCTTTAACTATTGTTTTTGTCTTGTCGCTACTTGGATTAGTAGAGGTTGCGCAATGGGCGCTTGCAAATTTGTAA
- a CDS encoding DUF4181 domain-containing protein, protein MDTSLLFIWLLVIFGFHFFRMFLKKRFGIDKEAQAGVPVNKFERWNGWLTVAAIIALAIVIQGSLEKFAFWLFLIFFMGSVAQIYLEWKYLKGSRKYQVSLLYFSVVAVALVAFIKVVSSQVS, encoded by the coding sequence ATGGATACAAGTTTATTGTTTATTTGGCTACTGGTTATTTTCGGTTTTCATTTTTTTAGAATGTTTTTGAAAAAGCGCTTTGGGATTGATAAAGAAGCACAAGCGGGGGTTCCAGTTAATAAATTTGAACGATGGAATGGTTGGTTAACTGTAGCTGCGATCATTGCACTAGCCATAGTGATTCAAGGTTCGCTAGAGAAATTTGCCTTTTGGCTATTTTTGATTTTCTTTATGGGGAGTGTTGCACAAATCTATTTAGAGTGGAAGTATTTAAAAGGATCACGAAAGTATCAGGTGTCACTTCTTTACTTTTCAGTCGTGGCAGTGGCCTTGGTTGCTTTCATTAAGGTTGTGTCATCGCAAGTAAGCTAG
- a CDS encoding AI-2E family transporter yields the protein MMEQDKNKNALSHAASWFAKWVLNNKAVSILIIVLLILLNLLLLPKVSFIFQPFIAFFDVMGLPLIMAGVLYYLLNPLVDWMEMKKFPRSASILIVFVVIAGLLAWGIATLIPIIREQTMSLLENWQDYLNSFVSQIDSFFQSNLLSQLQTQLTGGTDSLSTSITDQADNVVGTTVTGIGSVFGVLSTTLLAIITTPFILFYLLKDGHHLPYHIMKLVPSNMREQSYLLLREMNLQISQYIRGQLLVAFFVGLMFWIGFSIIGLKYALTLGILAGVLNLIPFLGSFIAFVPIVIIAIVVHSPFMLVKVLIVFFIEQTLEGRVIQPLILGSNLQIHPITIIAVLLTAGNLFGIPGVILGIPAYAVLKVILSHLFNWYQTYTGLYADDYNPAPKPLVSEKKKKKQLSLKRKLR from the coding sequence ATGATGGAGCAGGATAAAAACAAAAATGCCTTAAGCCATGCAGCATCCTGGTTTGCGAAATGGGTGCTGAATAACAAAGCGGTATCCATACTGATCATTGTTTTATTGATCTTATTAAATTTACTATTACTGCCTAAAGTCAGCTTCATCTTCCAACCATTTATTGCTTTTTTCGACGTCATGGGGCTGCCGCTAATCATGGCGGGTGTCTTGTATTATTTGCTAAATCCACTCGTCGATTGGATGGAAATGAAGAAATTTCCACGCTCAGCTAGTATTTTAATCGTCTTTGTCGTGATTGCTGGGTTGCTCGCTTGGGGCATTGCCACGTTGATCCCGATTATCCGAGAACAGACAATGAGCTTATTGGAAAACTGGCAAGACTACTTGAACAGCTTTGTTTCTCAAATCGATAGCTTTTTCCAAAGCAATTTGCTATCACAGCTGCAAACGCAGCTAACCGGAGGTACAGACAGCTTATCCACATCCATCACGGATCAGGCGGATAATGTCGTCGGCACGACTGTTACTGGCATTGGCAGTGTCTTTGGTGTCTTGTCAACGACCCTACTTGCCATCATTACGACGCCTTTCATTCTTTTCTATTTGCTGAAGGATGGCCATCATCTGCCTTATCACATCATGAAGCTTGTGCCTTCGAACATGCGCGAACAAAGCTACCTGTTGCTGCGCGAAATGAACTTGCAGATTAGCCAATATATCCGGGGGCAGCTGCTCGTCGCCTTTTTTGTCGGGCTAATGTTCTGGATTGGCTTTAGTATCATTGGGCTCAAATACGCACTGACGCTCGGAATATTGGCAGGAGTTTTAAACCTGATTCCGTTTTTAGGCTCCTTTATCGCTTTCGTTCCCATCGTCATTATTGCCATCGTCGTCCATTCGCCTTTTATGCTCGTTAAAGTACTGATCGTCTTCTTTATCGAGCAGACATTAGAAGGGCGCGTCATTCAGCCGCTTATTCTCGGCAGTAATCTGCAAATCCATCCAATCACCATCATTGCTGTCCTGCTGACCGCGGGTAACCTCTTTGGTATTCCCGGTGTTATTCTCGGAATCCCAGCTTATGCTGTCCTTAAAGTGATTTTGAGTCACCTGTTCAATTGGTACCAAACTTATACTGGACTGTACGCTGATGATTACAACCCAGCACCAAAACCGCTTGTTTCAGAAAAGAAAAAGAAAAAACAGCTGAGTTTGAAAAGAAAATTACGATAA
- a CDS encoding MarR family winged helix-turn-helix transcriptional regulator, with protein sequence MELNNCINYLLSISQNKVFKHLSKLLEEYDLTPAQYGVLNCLWREGELSPKQIGAMIHLEASTVSGILDKMQKAGFIERSIDPENRRNILVVTTKKSVAIQKDVEATTERLNQTVLQDMSDSEKEVLKKSLETIIQSEFD encoded by the coding sequence ATGGAATTAAATAACTGCATCAACTACTTGCTGAGTATTAGCCAAAACAAAGTGTTTAAACACCTTAGCAAGCTATTAGAAGAATACGACTTAACACCCGCTCAATATGGGGTATTAAATTGTCTATGGAGAGAAGGCGAGTTATCTCCTAAACAAATTGGTGCCATGATTCATTTAGAAGCTTCGACAGTGTCTGGAATTTTAGATAAGATGCAAAAGGCAGGCTTTATTGAACGTTCGATAGATCCTGAAAACCGCAGAAACATTTTAGTGGTCACCACCAAAAAGTCAGTAGCGATTCAAAAAGACGTGGAAGCGACGACTGAAAGATTAAATCAGACGGTCTTGCAAGATATGTCAGATAGCGAAAAAGAAGTTTTAAAGAAATCACTAGAAACCATCATACAATCTGAGTTTGATTGA
- a CDS encoding YhdH/YhfP family quinone oxidoreductase, translating to MDLFKAIRVNEQDDQVTYGLEEVTIDELSEGEVLIKVAYSSINYKDMLAVQKNTGVIRNYPMIPGIDLSGTIVESTDSRFTEGQEVIVTGFAMGMSHTGGFSEYARVPADWIVPLPSNLSLKDAMVFGTAGFTAALSIGALEQNGMDAANNPQILVTGATGGVGSIALQILSKMGFQNISALVRKENQVEVAKSLGATNVVFADELGELKKPLNKTRFDYVVDTVGGDVTSVLIPQLAYDGSMSMCGNAGGLQVTTTVLPFILRGVSLFGIDSVNVPIHKRGDIWEKMANEWNIAQTTLTDEVTLEELSHTIDAIKNGQHLGRTIVKL from the coding sequence ATGGATCTTTTCAAAGCGATTCGAGTTAACGAACAAGATGACCAAGTTACGTATGGTTTAGAAGAGGTCACGATCGATGAACTTTCAGAAGGCGAAGTCTTAATCAAAGTTGCCTATTCCTCAATCAATTATAAAGATATGTTAGCTGTTCAGAAAAACACCGGAGTTATCCGCAATTATCCGATGATACCTGGAATCGATTTGAGCGGAACGATCGTTGAGTCAACGGATTCACGCTTCACAGAAGGACAAGAAGTCATTGTCACAGGCTTTGCGATGGGCATGAGCCATACAGGAGGCTTCTCGGAATACGCACGTGTTCCTGCAGACTGGATCGTCCCGTTGCCTAGTAACTTGAGCTTGAAGGACGCTATGGTATTTGGAACAGCTGGATTTACTGCAGCACTTTCTATCGGCGCCTTAGAACAAAACGGTATGGATGCGGCGAACAATCCCCAGATCTTAGTTACCGGTGCAACAGGCGGAGTCGGCAGTATCGCGCTCCAAATCTTATCGAAAATGGGCTTCCAAAACATTTCCGCACTCGTTCGTAAAGAAAACCAAGTCGAAGTCGCAAAATCACTTGGTGCAACAAATGTCGTTTTTGCAGATGAGCTAGGGGAATTGAAAAAGCCATTAAACAAGACCCGATTCGATTACGTCGTGGACACGGTCGGCGGAGATGTGACTTCTGTATTGATTCCTCAACTTGCTTACGACGGCAGTATGAGCATGTGTGGCAACGCCGGCGGTCTTCAGGTGACGACAACCGTATTGCCATTCATTCTTAGAGGTGTAAGCTTATTCGGAATCGATTCGGTCAATGTACCGATCCATAAGCGTGGAGATATTTGGGAGAAGATGGCCAACGAATGGAATATCGCCCAAACGACGTTAACTGACGAAGTAACGCTTGAAGAATTGTCTCACACGATTGATGCCATTAAAAATGGGCAGCATTTAGGAAGAACGATTGTTAAGTTGTAA
- a CDS encoding methionine sulfoxide reductase, with protein MKEYYVKKIQHPQQGELYQFLERDAETGEEQAIDPFESGMLQLQVEQEPSPELFSVMSKRGADATGFYRGAKFVVQRGSKFAASTSPKCPKKYIKLRENLVLDKLLVPFQHQLLLMEDTEFDSSTLAMGTVIGGWARSSLGWKAASKK; from the coding sequence ATGAAGGAGTACTACGTAAAGAAAATTCAGCACCCACAACAAGGTGAGCTTTATCAATTCTTAGAGCGGGACGCTGAAACTGGCGAGGAACAAGCCATTGATCCGTTTGAGTCTGGAATGCTGCAGCTTCAAGTAGAGCAGGAGCCATCGCCTGAACTTTTTTCCGTCATGTCAAAGCGGGGTGCTGATGCAACAGGGTTTTACCGTGGCGCAAAATTTGTTGTGCAACGAGGGTCGAAGTTTGCCGCTTCGACTTCGCCCAAATGCCCAAAAAAGTACATCAAACTACGGGAGAACCTAGTACTCGACAAGCTGCTCGTGCCATTTCAGCACCAGCTCTTATTAATGGAAGACACGGAGTTCGATTCGTCGACGTTGGCGATGGGCACAGTAATCGGTGGCTGGGCACGCAGTTCGCTTGGCTGGAAAGCAGCGAGTAAAAAATAA
- a CDS encoding DUF3427 domain-containing protein, translated as MNFLQNLEDSLYKGFIDQAKPSGERFKPTLLVNNTKTNETVLNSITEELGSCQSFLFSVAFVTESGLATLKTHLSDLDRKGIKGRILTSTFLNFNQPKVFKELMKINNVEVRLSSMKGFHSKGYIFSHETHQTLIVGSSNLTAQALKVNYEWNVKLSSHENGELVHHFYQQFEEVWESAQPLTEQWIASYELSYIPIEYRKELKNVAEFPEVYTENPLKEAVNIKPNKMQVAALQEIEAVREAGNDKGLVISATGTGKTYLSAFDVRSFAPKRMLFIVHREQILQKAKSDFIRILGGVETDFGILSGNLRETDARYLFATIQTISKEATLNQLDPQAFDYILIDEVHKAGAKSYQKVIEHFQPKFLMGMTATPERTDDFNVYELFDYNVAYEIRLQEALEEDMLCPFHYFGVTDVEYEEGVIDEATVFSKLITEERVDHILQKIGYYGHSGEKVRGLMFCSRKEEAEKLSLELNRRGLKTVALTGQNSQEERILQVDRLENGVLDYILTVDIFNEGIDIPSVNQVVMLRQTQSSIIFIQQLGRGLRKHGSKEFVTIIDFIGNYKNNYLIPVALSGERSQNKDTIRRRMKDTSYIKGISTVNFEEIAKNRVFSAIKKSNLSDMKILREAYIELKNRIGHIPQLQDFIQHKSIDPLVIVQKYATYHQFLLKLKEIDPLVTVYEEQVLTMLSLEILNGKRLHEILLLELLVEKEQVTMDTYEQSIKFHHCTDDSETLASVQRILDLSFFNQGPRKKYGSEPLVVFGENGIHFNEEIQESLKKSASFRAMLIDLVMSAKELSKSYECDQALTLYKKYTRKDACRLLNWASDESSTIYGYKTKHGSCPIFVTYHKNDEVESSVAYTEGFISPEIFKWSTRSNRTLASGEVKTIIDAAENNIDLHLFIKKDDDEGGDFYYLGQALPDKENIEQALMTDKNLKEIPVVHMHLALENTVESKLYHYIASEEN; from the coding sequence ATGAATTTTCTACAGAATTTAGAAGACTCTCTATACAAAGGTTTCATCGATCAAGCAAAACCGAGCGGTGAACGCTTCAAGCCGACTTTGCTGGTCAATAACACGAAAACAAACGAGACTGTATTGAATTCCATTACGGAAGAGTTGGGTAGCTGTCAATCATTTCTCTTTTCTGTAGCATTCGTGACAGAAAGCGGTTTGGCGACGTTAAAAACTCATTTATCGGATCTTGACCGAAAAGGAATAAAAGGTAGAATTTTAACTTCGACATTTTTAAATTTCAATCAGCCTAAAGTGTTCAAAGAACTCATGAAAATCAATAATGTAGAAGTCCGCTTATCAAGCATGAAAGGCTTTCATTCGAAGGGCTATATCTTTTCGCATGAAACGCATCAAACTTTGATCGTCGGGAGCTCTAATTTAACGGCACAAGCATTAAAAGTGAACTATGAATGGAATGTGAAATTAAGTTCACATGAAAATGGAGAATTGGTCCATCACTTTTATCAGCAATTCGAAGAGGTTTGGGAAAGTGCGCAACCGCTGACAGAACAGTGGATTGCAAGTTATGAATTATCATACATACCGATTGAATACCGCAAAGAATTAAAAAATGTGGCTGAATTTCCAGAGGTATATACAGAAAACCCTTTAAAAGAAGCCGTCAACATCAAGCCAAATAAAATGCAGGTCGCCGCTCTTCAAGAAATAGAGGCAGTACGTGAAGCTGGAAATGACAAAGGCTTGGTAATTTCTGCTACTGGGACTGGGAAAACCTATTTATCGGCATTTGATGTGCGAAGTTTTGCTCCGAAAAGAATGTTGTTTATCGTTCACAGAGAGCAAATTCTTCAAAAAGCAAAGTCGGACTTTATTCGAATACTAGGCGGAGTTGAAACTGATTTCGGTATTCTTTCTGGTAATTTAAGAGAGACAGATGCGCGTTATTTGTTTGCAACGATTCAAACGATCTCAAAAGAAGCAACGCTCAATCAACTAGATCCGCAGGCTTTTGACTATATTTTGATTGATGAAGTGCATAAAGCGGGAGCTAAGTCGTATCAGAAAGTGATCGAGCATTTCCAGCCGAAGTTTCTCATGGGCATGACGGCAACACCGGAACGGACCGATGATTTTAATGTATATGAGCTATTCGACTATAACGTAGCGTATGAGATTCGCTTACAAGAAGCGTTAGAAGAAGACATGCTTTGCCCGTTTCATTATTTTGGGGTAACAGATGTTGAGTATGAAGAAGGCGTGATTGACGAAGCGACCGTTTTTTCAAAGTTAATAACAGAAGAACGGGTCGATCACATTTTACAAAAGATCGGTTATTATGGTCATTCCGGTGAAAAAGTAAGAGGCCTCATGTTTTGTAGCAGAAAAGAAGAAGCGGAAAAGCTTTCGTTAGAGCTGAATCGGCGTGGATTAAAAACCGTCGCATTGACCGGCCAAAATTCACAAGAAGAACGCATTTTACAAGTCGATCGATTGGAAAATGGTGTGCTTGATTACATTCTAACTGTCGATATTTTCAATGAAGGTATCGATATTCCGAGTGTCAATCAAGTAGTCATGTTAAGACAAACGCAGTCCAGCATTATTTTTATCCAGCAACTTGGCCGAGGACTTCGAAAGCACGGGTCAAAAGAATTCGTAACCATCATTGATTTTATTGGGAATTATAAAAATAATTACCTCATTCCTGTCGCATTGTCAGGTGAGCGTTCACAAAACAAGGACACTATTCGCCGTCGAATGAAAGACACAAGTTATATCAAAGGAATTTCCACGGTGAATTTTGAAGAAATTGCGAAAAATCGTGTGTTCTCAGCGATTAAAAAGAGTAATTTAAGTGATATGAAAATTCTTCGAGAAGCTTATATAGAGTTGAAAAACAGAATCGGACACATTCCACAGCTTCAGGATTTTATTCAACACAAGTCTATCGATCCGTTAGTGATTGTTCAAAAATACGCAACGTATCACCAGTTTTTACTGAAGCTTAAAGAAATCGATCCGCTCGTAACTGTCTATGAAGAGCAGGTTTTGACGATGCTTTCTTTAGAGATTCTAAACGGCAAAAGGCTGCATGAGATCCTGCTGCTTGAATTGTTAGTAGAAAAAGAGCAAGTCACGATGGATACTTACGAGCAGTCTATAAAGTTCCATCATTGCACGGACGATTCCGAAACCTTGGCTTCGGTACAGCGCATCTTGGATTTAAGCTTTTTCAACCAAGGTCCACGTAAAAAATACGGCAGTGAACCACTTGTGGTCTTTGGGGAGAACGGTATTCATTTTAATGAAGAAATTCAAGAAAGCTTGAAGAAGAGTGCGAGCTTTCGAGCGATGCTCATTGACCTAGTAATGAGCGCTAAAGAGTTGAGCAAAAGCTACGAATGTGATCAGGCTTTAACGCTTTATAAAAAATACACACGTAAAGATGCATGCCGATTATTAAATTGGGCAAGTGATGAAAGTTCCACGATTTATGGCTATAAAACAAAGCACGGCTCTTGTCCAATTTTTGTCACGTACCACAAAAATGACGAAGTAGAGTCGAGCGTCGCCTATACAGAAGGCTTTATTAGTCCAGAAATTTTCAAATGGTCAACAAGAAGTAATCGCACCTTAGCGTCGGGAGAAGTAAAAACCATAATAGATGCTGCGGAAAATAATATTGATCTTCATTTATTTATCAAAAAAGATGACGATGAAGGCGGAGATTTTTATTATTTGGGTCAAGCTCTTCCAGATAAAGAAAACATCGAACAAGCCTTAATGACGGACAAAAATCTAAAAGAAATCCCGGTAGTTCATATGCATTTAGCGTTGGAAAATACTGTGGAAAGTAAGTTGTATCATTACATTGCGAGTGAGGAAAATTAA
- a CDS encoding (deoxy)nucleoside triphosphate pyrophosphohydrolase, which translates to MKKDIYVVGAIITSGKKILCAQRGMDKSLPGLWEFPGGKIEETETPQAALQREIQEEMHCHVEIGEQLEHTVYEYEFGVVHLTTFYCQLVEGTPVLTEHTAIEWLEAHELEKLEWAPADIPAIQKLKQTY; encoded by the coding sequence GTGAAAAAAGATATCTACGTAGTCGGAGCAATTATCACAAGCGGCAAGAAAATTTTATGTGCACAGAGAGGAATGGACAAAAGCTTACCTGGTCTGTGGGAATTTCCTGGAGGGAAAATAGAGGAAACTGAAACTCCTCAAGCAGCGTTACAAAGAGAAATCCAAGAAGAAATGCACTGCCACGTTGAAATTGGGGAGCAGTTAGAGCATACGGTGTATGAATACGAATTCGGGGTTGTTCATTTGACTACGTTTTACTGCCAGTTAGTCGAAGGTACTCCAGTGCTAACCGAGCACACCGCAATCGAGTGGTTAGAAGCGCATGAACTAGAGAAGCTAGAATGGGCACCGGCAGATATCCCAGCAATACAGAAATTAAAACAGACGTATTAA
- a CDS encoding 2-hydroxyacid dehydrogenase has translation MKPKVYIARPISKRVEEYIGEHCDYKKWQGEGSIPLDVLMEEIKNVEGVLVQHAPITNELLEQAPHLKIVSNSAVSYDSFDLEAMKQYHVLGTHTPVVLDETVADLAFSLMLATARRVPELNNFVKQGKWDTQTKSQQLFGVDVHHATMGIIGVGRIGEKIARRAKFGFEMDVLYNSRTPKLELEEKYGIVYSELETLLKKSDFVVLIVPLTPETHHLMGEKQFKQMKGNAILINCARGAVVDEEALIRALETGEIRGAGLDVFEQELVSPENPLLQMEQVVALPHIGSATEQTRAAMLMQAAENLVAVVTGGVPQNVVKELQGLLGKWA, from the coding sequence ATGAAGCCGAAAGTTTATATTGCCAGACCTATTTCAAAAAGAGTAGAAGAATATATTGGCGAGCACTGCGACTATAAGAAATGGCAAGGAGAAGGATCGATTCCGCTAGATGTTTTAATGGAAGAAATAAAGAACGTGGAAGGAGTGCTCGTGCAGCATGCACCTATTACAAATGAGCTGCTAGAGCAAGCGCCTCATTTAAAAATTGTCAGCAATTCAGCAGTCAGCTACGATTCCTTTGACTTAGAAGCCATGAAACAGTACCACGTACTTGGTACGCATACGCCTGTCGTGCTGGATGAAACGGTAGCAGATTTGGCATTTAGCTTGATGCTGGCTACTGCAAGACGTGTGCCTGAACTGAATAATTTCGTCAAGCAAGGAAAATGGGACACGCAAACAAAGTCCCAGCAGTTATTCGGCGTCGATGTCCATCACGCCACCATGGGCATTATCGGAGTGGGCCGCATTGGTGAGAAAATTGCTAGAAGAGCCAAATTCGGTTTTGAAATGGACGTCCTTTACAATAGCAGAACTCCCAAGCTTGAGCTCGAAGAAAAATACGGCATCGTCTACAGCGAGCTGGAAACACTTCTAAAAAAATCCGATTTTGTTGTGTTGATTGTGCCACTGACTCCTGAAACTCACCACTTGATGGGTGAAAAGCAGTTTAAACAGATGAAGGGCAATGCGATTTTGATCAACTGTGCTAGAGGGGCAGTGGTGGACGAAGAGGCTTTGATCCGAGCTTTAGAAACAGGAGAAATTCGTGGAGCAGGACTTGATGTTTTTGAACAAGAACTAGTCTCACCGGAAAATCCACTCTTGCAGATGGAGCAAGTCGTCGCTCTGCCACATATCGGGTCCGCCACAGAACAAACCCGTGCAGCAATGCTGATGCAAGCGGCAGAGAATTTGGTTGCGGTTGTGACAGGTGGAGTTCCTCAAAACGTAGTTAAAGAATTGCAGGGGCTGTTGGGGAAGTGGGCCTAG
- a CDS encoding nitrilase-related carbon-nitrogen hydrolase: protein MEKSTNFKVAVVQAGSEIMDKEKGVAKTVRLIQEAATQQAKITVFPEAFIPAYPRGMSFGAVVGSRTPEGRKDFRRYWDNSITAPGPETEAIGEAAKQAEAYVVIGVIEKDSTGSQGTLYCTALFFGPDGYMHKFVKIIIFASIGSQA, encoded by the coding sequence ATGGAAAAATCCACTAACTTCAAAGTAGCCGTCGTCCAAGCTGGTTCTGAAATCATGGACAAAGAAAAAGGCGTCGCCAAAACGGTCCGCTTGATTCAAGAAGCAGCCACTCAACAAGCTAAAATTACCGTCTTCCCAGAAGCGTTCATTCCTGCTTATCCGCGGGGCATGTCGTTTGGTGCAGTCGTTGGCAGCCGTACCCCGGAAGGCCGTAAAGATTTCCGGCGGTATTGGGACAACTCCATCACTGCACCCGGTCCTGAAACAGAAGCGATTGGGGAAGCAGCGAAACAAGCTGAAGCTTACGTCGTAATCGGCGTCATCGAAAAAGACTCGACCGGTAGCCAAGGCACCTTGTATTGCACAGCCTTATTTTTCGGACCCGATGGCTATATGCATAAGTTCGTAAAGATAATAATTTTTGCTTCTATAGGTAGTCAAGCTTAA
- a CDS encoding 4Fe-4S single cluster domain-containing protein, producing the protein MELIIHRYLPVTTVEGPGKRFCLWVQGCSIRCEGCGVPWTWAKENGEKVSVEQLYKEIKKSQKENNIEGVTFLGGEPFDQPEALGNLAEMVRKLGLSVMTFSGYLIEDLRKKTECQKLLASADLLIDGPFVQKQLDLSRPWVGSSNQRYHFLTVRYRHLEKKIIDIDNKVEVRVSKDGSVSVNGMITQRNLEELFDANDFKRIKNKK; encoded by the coding sequence ATGGAATTGATTATTCATCGCTATTTGCCTGTAACTACTGTTGAAGGACCTGGAAAGCGTTTTTGTCTATGGGTTCAGGGCTGTTCGATACGTTGTGAAGGTTGTGGTGTACCTTGGACGTGGGCGAAAGAAAACGGCGAAAAAGTAAGCGTTGAACAGTTGTATAAAGAAATTAAGAAAAGTCAAAAAGAGAACAATATAGAAGGGGTCACATTTCTTGGTGGCGAACCCTTTGATCAGCCAGAAGCGCTGGGGAATCTTGCTGAAATGGTCCGTAAATTAGGATTGTCGGTCATGACTTTTTCGGGCTATCTAATTGAGGATTTAAGAAAAAAAACAGAATGTCAAAAATTACTAGCCTCTGCCGATTTATTGATTGATGGACCTTTTGTGCAGAAACAATTAGATTTGAGTCGTCCATGGGTTGGATCATCAAATCAACGCTATCATTTTTTAACGGTACGTTATCGTCACTTAGAAAAAAAAATAATTGATATTGATAATAAAGTCGAAGTTCGTGTTTCGAAAGATGGGTCCGTATCTGTTAATGGTATGATAACTCAGCGGAATTTAGAGGAATTGTTTGATGCCAATGACTTTAAGAGAATAAAAAATAAGAAGTAA